One Miscanthus floridulus cultivar M001 chromosome 11, ASM1932011v1, whole genome shotgun sequence DNA window includes the following coding sequences:
- the LOC136490669 gene encoding mitochondrial uncoupling protein 3-like: protein MGSPLDHFCSVQIDSDWAFRKRRPRRPLASLVQADMAAHAEAGGGGRGTLAKVSLSSVSAAMAEASTYPLDAVKTRLQLHRSPGGAGGRGVIRVAAELVRDGGAYRGFSPAVLRHLMYTPLRIVGYEHLRSTLASEGREVGLFEKALAGGLSGVAAQVVSSPADLMKVRMQADSRILSQGIQPRYTGIADAFTKIIRAEGFRGLWKGVVPNAQRAFLVNMGELTCYDQAKRLLIRKQICDDNLYAHTLASVASGLSATTLSCPADVIKTRMMNQGKEGKAMYRSSYDCLVKTVRHEGVTALWKGFLPTWARLGPWQFVFWVSYEKLRQASGISSF, encoded by the exons ATGGGGAGTCCGTTGGATCACTTTTGCTCGGTCCAGATTGACTCAGATTGGGCTTTTAGAAAACGCAGGCCACGCAGACCACTAGCTTCCCTAGTCCAGGCCGATATGGCAGCCCATGccgaggccggcggcggcgggcgcgggaccCTTGCCAAGGTCTCCCTCTCGTCGGTCTCGGCCGCCATGGCGGAGGCCTCCACCTACCCCTTAGACGCAGTCAAGACGCGCCTCCAGCTCCACCGCAGCCCCGGCGGTGCGGGCGGGCGCGGCGTAATCCGGGTCGCGGCCGAGCTCGTCCGCGATGGCGGGGCTTACCGGGGCTTCTCCCCCGCCGTCCTCCGCCATCTGATGTACACCCCGCTGCGCATCGTGGGGTACGAGCATCTCCGGTCCACCCTCGCTAGCGAGGGGCGGGAGGTTGGCCTTTTTGAGAAGGCGCTCGCTGGGGGACTCTCCGGCGTTGCCGCGCAG GTGGTGTCAAGCCCTGCTGACCTCATGAAGGTAAGGATGCAAGCAGACAGCAGGATATTGAGCCAAGGCATTCAACCACGGTACACTGGAATCGCAGATGCTTTCACTAAAATCATACGAGCGGAGGGCTTTCGGGGACTTTGGAAGGGGGTTGTTCCAAATGCACAGAGGGCATTTCTTGTCAACATGGGTGAATTGACATGCTACGATCAGGCAAAGCGTCTCCTCATTCGCAAGCAGATTTGCGATGACAATCTTTATGCTCACACATTGGCCTCTGTCGCGTCGGGGCTGTCTGCGACAACCTTGAGCTGCCCAGCAGATGTAATCAAAACAAGGATGATGAACCAAGGGAAGGAGGGTAAAGCTATGTACAGGAGTTCTTACGATTGCTTGGTCAAGACTGTCAGACATGAGGGTGTAACGGCACTGTGGAAGGGTTTCTTGCCTACATGGGCAAGGCTTGGCCCATGGCAGTTTGTGTTCTGGGTTTCCTACGAGAAACTGCGCCAAGCATCAGGTATTTCATCATTTTGA
- the LOC136490739 gene encoding probable fucosyltransferase 7, whose protein sequence is MDQKKVMRSHSSPWRGLAARRRWCQAAARPTTVLVIAVTVFAPLLLAVVLFGFRVTPSGANGTWVSAGVRVVLKAVSDQGTGRGPLATVPDPSDRLLGGLLSPDFDESSCLSRYSAALYRRPSLHAVSSYLVSALRRYESLHRRCGPGTPAYARAVELLRANASFATSSSSAAASGSSCSYAVWTPIEGLGNRILSITSTFLYALLTDRVLLLHSSGDDLHGLFCEPFPGSTWILPAADKDDFPIRGIEKLTDWWHHDSLGSVLRRGEDPGVAPWLYVHMRHDYTKDNRDQQFFCDDVQAKLGTVPWLVFRSDNYFVPGLFLMPRHEAELARMFPRRDVVFHHLGRYLFHPSNTVWSMVTRYHDSYFAKADERVGIQVRRFYWAPISTDDLFGQILNCTQREDILPGAAGGVPAAAKGGSTAGGQPGKQKAVLVVSLHGEYSEKLRDLYHEHGAAGGEAVSVYQPTHLGSQRSGEQQHNQKALAEMVLLSFSDAVVTSAVSTFGYVGQGLAGLRPWVLTSPVDKKAPADTPCRRAATIEPCFHAPLDYDCRAKAKGDAGRRVRHIRHCDDFPRGVQLVE, encoded by the exons ATGGATCAGAAGAAGGTCATGAGGTCTCACTCGTCACCGTGGCGTGGATTGGCGGCGCGACGGCGGTGGTGTCAGGCGGCCGCGCGGCCGACGACGGTTCTTGTGATCGCGGTGACCGTGTTTGCCCCGCTGCTCCTGGCCGTCGTCCTCTTCGGCTTCCGGGTGACGCCCTCGGGCGCCAACGGTACCTGGGTCTCGGCCGGAGTACGCGTCGTCCTCAAAGCCG TGTCCGACCAAGGCACCGGTCGTGGTCCATTGGCGACGGTGCCGGATCCCAGCGACCGGCTGCTGGGCGGCCTCCTCTCGCCGGACTTCGACGAAAGCTCCTGCCTCAGCCGCTACAGCGCCGCGCTGTACCGCCGGCCGTCACTGCACGCCGTTTCCTCCTACCTCGTCTCCGCTCTGCGCCGCTACGAGTCGCTGCACCGCCGCTGCGGCCCCGGCACTCCAGCCTACGCGCGCGCCGTCGAGCTCCTGCGCGCGAACGCCTCCTTTGCTACTTCGtcgtcctccgccgccgcctccggatCATCGTGCAGCTACGCCGTGTGGACCCCGATCGAGGGCCTCGGCAACCGCATCCTCTCCATCACCTCGACCTTCCTCTACGCGCTGCTCACCGACCGCGTCCTGCTCCTCCACAGCAGCGGCGACGACCTCCACGGCCTCTTCTGCGAGCCGTTCCCGGGCTCCACGTGGATCCTGCCGGCGGCGGACAAGGACGACTTCCCTATCCGCGGCATCGAGAAGCTCACCGACTGGTGGCACCACGACAGCCTGGGCTCCGTGCTGCGGCGCGGCGAGGATCCCGGCGTGGCGCCGTGGCTGTACGTGCACATGCGGCACGACTACACCAAGGACAACCGCGACCAGCAGTTCTTCTGCGACGACGTGCAGGCCAAGCTGGGGACCGTGCCGTGGCTCGTGTTCCGGTCGGACAACTACTTCGTGCCGGGCTTGTTCCTGATGCCACGGCACGAGGCTGAGCTGGCGCGCATGTTCCCGCGCCGCGACGTCGTGTTCCACCACCTCGGCCGCTACCTGTTCCACCCGAGCAACACGGTGTGGAGCATGGTGACCCGGTACCACGACTCCTACTTCGCCAAGGCGGACGAGCGCGTGGGCATCCAGGTGCGCAGGTTCTACTGGGCGCCCATCTCCACCGACGACCTCTTCGGCCAGATCCTCAACTGCACGCAGCGCGAGGACATCCTGCCCGGTGCTGCCGGCGGCGTTCCCGCGGCGGCCAAAGGCGGCAGCACCGCCGGCGGCCAGCCTGGGAAACAGAAGGCCGTGCTCGTCGTGTCCCTGCACGGCGAGTACTCCGAGAAGCTCAGGGACCTGTACCACGAGCACGGAGCGGCGGGCGGGGAGGCGGTGAGCGTGTACCAGCCCACGCACCTGGGCTCGCAGCGCTCCGGCGAGCAGCAGCACAACCAGAAggcgctggcggagatggtgctgCTCAGCTTCTCGGACGCGGTGGTCACCTCCGCCGTCTCGACGTTTGGGTACGTCGGGCAGGGGCTCGCGGGGCTGAGACCTTGGGTGCTTACGAGCCCCGTCGACAAGAAGGCGCCCGCCGACACGCCGTGCCGGCGCGCCGCTACCATCGAGCCGTGCTTCCATGCGCCGCTGGACTACGATTGCCGGGCCAAAGCAAAAGGTGACGCCGGCAGGAGGGTGCGGCACATCCGACACTGCGACGACTTCCCGCGGGGTGTGCAGTTGGTGGAATGA